In Dryobates pubescens isolate bDryPub1 chromosome 19, bDryPub1.pri, whole genome shotgun sequence, the following are encoded in one genomic region:
- the ZNF507 gene encoding zinc finger protein 507 isoform X1, with translation MEEGSSVAVLMPNIGEQEAVLISETVISPTLQSSEDQRKCKTDPLIHVIQKLSKIVESEKSQRCLLIGKKRSHPNASTQSFDTDLCEIPAKTIELSVIATKKTEELQADYFVTECLPQSKKKVMCYQCSLCKLLSPSLLTLQEHIKQHGQKNEVILMCSECHFASKSQEELESHFQNYHENDGKNSIQTKVQQCVNVASSFLQGPLEGNVKSGTDQTGNLECKDTTQPTHTPEMGRRKWYTYEQYGMYRCLICRYTCGQQRMLKTHAWKHAGEVDCSYPIFEEENETTNLSETAVTHTPQSVDTVVLSLENSELDIHGEHSLQLQICNSEQLSCKSPVGTHVKDEELLSQSVVHSPTTEVLEETVSDTEQDNMITDSLLSSAQKIINCSPNKKGHVNVIVERLPGAEESVLQKPFLMNTDIETEKKLISEESNAAHEEHDEVYRSDEIQEVIIGWNNTEKKDNESSASKNVTADENVPPARRRTNSESLRLHSLAAEALVTMPIRAAELTRSSLRTLTGEDAIDAGAGQGEANGPCMAHSKAVSSLKNPAEELSGLNQSECTIVEIQKERSELSEAPIKMGISMSLLTVIEKLKERTDQNASDDDILKELQDNAQCQNANDANISGGNLVEYIPNADRPYRCRLCHYSSGNKGYIKQHLRVHRQRQPYQCPICEHIADNSKDLESHMINHCKTRMYQCKQCEESFHYKSQLRNHEREQHSLPDVFSTATSNKLIVSNEVDEREGNKSSVQKLYRCDVCDYTSTTYVGVRNHRRIHNSDKPYRCRVCDFATTNMNSLKCHMRRHPQEHQAVQLMEQYKCSLCGYVCSHPPSLKSHMWKHASDQNYNYEQVNKAINDAISQSSRFQGQLPDKTLSEGTDESTVPILGSSDNLVSFTESINQTTNEISGSDENAKPNLMNTSCSLEKNSTLPHLGTEYCVLLFCCCICGFESTNKENLLDHMKEHEGEIINIILNKDHSATQSTN, from the exons ATGGAAGAAGGAAGTAGTGTTGCAGTATTGATGCCAAATATTGGGGAAcaggaagctgtgctgatttCTGAAACAGTCATTAGCCCAACgctgcagagcagtgaagaTCAGAGAAAATGTAAAACTGATCCACTAATCCATGTTATTCAGAAACTAAGCAAAATAGTTGAAAGTGAGAAGTCACAAAGATGCCTTTTAATAGGGAAAAAACGTTCCCATCCTAATGCTTCTACACAGTCCTTTGACACGGATCTTTGTGAAATCCCAGCTAAAACAATTGAGCTATCTGTTATTGCGACTAAAAAGACTGAAGAGTTACAAGCAGATTACTTTGTGACCGAGTGTCTtccacaaagcaaaaaaaaagtgatgtgCTACCAGTGTAGTCTATGTAAGCTTCTATCACCTTCTCTCTTAACGCTACAAGAACATATAAAGCAACATGGGCAGAAAAACGAAGTGATATTAATGTGCTCAGAATGTCATTTTGCTTCCAAAAGCCAAGAAGAACTTGAATCTCACTTCCAAAATTACCATGAGAATGATGGTAAAAATAGCATCCAGACAAAAGTGCAGCAATGTGTAAATGTTGCAAGTTCATTTTTGCAAGGGCCATTGGAAGGAAATGTCAAATCAGGGACTGATCAGACAGGAAATCTGGAATGTAAAGATACAACTCAGCCCACTCATACGCCTGAAATGGGTAGGAGGAAGTGGTACACGTATGAGCAGTATGGCATGTACCGGTGTTTAATTTGTCGGTACACCTGTGGTCAGCAAAGGATGTTGAAAACACATGCCTGGAAACATGCTGGTGAGGTTGACTGCTCCTATCCTATCtttgaggaagaaaatgaaactaCCAACTTGTCAGAGACAGCTGTAACTCACACACCTCAGAGTGTGGATACAGTTGTTCTTTCTTTGGAAAACAGTGAACTTGATATCCATGGTGAACATTCTCTTCAGCTTCAGATTTGCAATTCTGAGCAACTGTCATGTAAATCACCAGTAGGAACACACGTAAAAGACGAAGAGTTGTTAAGTCAGTCTGTAGTGCATTCGCCTACTACAGAGGTTTTAGAAGAGACTGTATCAGATACAGAACAGGATAATATGATAACTGATAGCCTACTTTCATCAGCACAGAAAATCATCAATTGTAGTCCAAATAAAAAGGGTCATGTTAATGTAATAGTAGAGCGTTTGCCAGGTGCTGAAGAAAGTGTCTTACAAAAGCCTTTCTTGATGAACACTGAcattgaaacagaaaaaaaattaatctcagAGGAGTCCAATGCTGCCCATGAAGAACATGATGAAGTTTATCGTTCAGATGAAATTCAAGAAGTAATAATAGGATGGAATAATACTGAGAAGAAAGATAATGAATCAAGTGCTAGTAAAAATGTAACAGCTGACGAAAATGTGCCTCCCGCACGAAGAAGGACAAATTCAGAGTCTTTACGACTACATTCATTAGCTGCAGAAGCTCTTGTTACAATGCCTATCAGAGCTGCAGAACTGACAAGGTCTAGCCTCAGGACTCTGACTGGAGAAGATGCCATAGATGCAGGTGCAGGACAGGGAGAAGCAAATGGCCCATGCATGGCTCATTCTAAAGCAGTATCCTCGCTTAAGAATCCTGCAGAGGAGTTGAGCGGCTTAAACCAAAGTGAGTGTACAATAGTTGAGATACAGAAAGAAAGGTCAGAGTTATCAGAAGCGCCAATTAAAATGGGCATCAGCATGTCACTACTCACTGTCATtgaaaagctgaaggagaggacaGATCAGAATGCTTCTGACGATGACATTTTGAAAGAGTTACAAGACAACGCACAATGCCAAAACGCAAACGATGCAAATATTTCTGGAGGCAACCTGGTAGAATATATACCTAATGCAGATCGGCCCTACCGCTGCCGCCTCTGTCATTACAGCAGTGGTAATAAGGGCTACATAAAACAGCACTTGAGAGTCCATCGTCAGAGGCAGCCGTACCAGTGTCCTATCTGTGAACATATTGCTGACAATAGTAAGGACTTAGAGAGCCACATGATCAACCACTGCAAAACAAGAATGTATCAGTGCAAGCAATGTGAAGAATCCTTTCATTATAAG agccAACTGCGAAATCATGAAAGAGAGCAACACAGTCTTCCAGATGTCTTTTCCACAGCTACATCGAACAAACTAATAGTTTCCAACGAAGTAGATGAAAGAGAAG GAAATAAGTCTTCGGTTCAGAAACTATACAGATGTGATGTGTGTGACTACACAAGCACAACTTACGTTGGTGTACGAAATCACAGACGAATTCACAACTCAGATAAGCCATATAG ATGTCGAGTATGTGACTTCGCCACCACAAACATGAATAGCTTGAAATGCCATATGAGGCGCCACCCCCAGGAGCATCAGGCAGTGCAGCTAATGGAACAGTACAA ATGTTCTCTCTGTGGATATGTATGTAGCCATCCTCCATCCCTCAAATCCCACATGTGGAAACATGCAAGTGACCAAAATTACAACTATGAACAAGTGAACAAGGCTATTAATGACGCAATTTCACAAAGCAGCAG gtTTCAAGGACAACTCCCTGACAAAACcctatcagaaggcacagatGAAAGTACAGTACCTATACTAGGAAGTTCAGACAACTTGGTGTCTTTCACAGAGTCTATTAACCAGACTACAAATGAAATTTCAGGTTCTGATGAAAATGCAAAACCTAACTTGATGAATACCTCATGCAGTTTAGAGAAGAATTCCACTCTACCCCATCTTGGCACAGAATATTGTGttcttctcttctgctgctgcatttgtgGTTTTGAGTCTACCAACAAAGAAAATCTGCTCGATCATATGAAAGAACATGAGGGCGAAATCATAAACATCATTCTTAATAAGGACCACAGCGCAACTCAGAGCACAAACTAA
- the ZNF507 gene encoding zinc finger protein 507 isoform X2, whose translation MEEGSSVAVLMPNIGEQEAVLISETVISPTLQSSEDQRKCKTDPLIHVIQKLSKIVESEKSQRCLLIGKKRSHPNASTQSFDTDLCEIPAKTIELSVIATKKTEELQADYFVTECLPQSKKKVMCYQCSLCKLLSPSLLTLQEHIKQHGQKNEVILMCSECHFASKSQEELESHFQNYHENDGKNSIQTKVQQCVNVASSFLQGPLEGNVKSGTDQTGNLECKDTTQPTHTPEMGRRKWYTYEQYGMYRCLICRYTCGQQRMLKTHAWKHAGEVDCSYPIFEEENETTNLSETAVTHTPQSVDTVVLSLENSELDIHGEHSLQLQICNSEQLSCKSPVGTHVKDEELLSQSVVHSPTTEVLEETVSDTEQDNMITDSLLSSAQKIINCSPNKKGHVNVIVERLPGAEESVLQKPFLMNTDIETEKKLISEESNAAHEEHDEVYRSDEIQEVIIGWNNTEKKDNESSASKNVTADENVPPARRRTNSESLRLHSLAAEALVTMPIRAAELTRSSLRTLTGEDAIDAGAGQGEANGPCMAHSKAVSSLKNPAEELSGLNQSECTIVEIQKERSELSEAPIKMGISMSLLTVIEKLKERTDQNASDDDILKELQDNAQCQNANDANISGGNLVEYIPNADRPYRCRLCHYSSGNKGYIKQHLRVHRQRQPYQCPICEHIADNSKDLESHMINHCKTRMYQCKQCEESFHYKSQLRNHEREQHSLPDVFSTATSNKLIVSNEVDEREGNKSSVQKLYRCDVCDYTSTTYVGVRNHRRIHNSDKPYRCSLCGYVCSHPPSLKSHMWKHASDQNYNYEQVNKAINDAISQSSRFQGQLPDKTLSEGTDESTVPILGSSDNLVSFTESINQTTNEISGSDENAKPNLMNTSCSLEKNSTLPHLGTEYCVLLFCCCICGFESTNKENLLDHMKEHEGEIINIILNKDHSATQSTN comes from the exons ATGGAAGAAGGAAGTAGTGTTGCAGTATTGATGCCAAATATTGGGGAAcaggaagctgtgctgatttCTGAAACAGTCATTAGCCCAACgctgcagagcagtgaagaTCAGAGAAAATGTAAAACTGATCCACTAATCCATGTTATTCAGAAACTAAGCAAAATAGTTGAAAGTGAGAAGTCACAAAGATGCCTTTTAATAGGGAAAAAACGTTCCCATCCTAATGCTTCTACACAGTCCTTTGACACGGATCTTTGTGAAATCCCAGCTAAAACAATTGAGCTATCTGTTATTGCGACTAAAAAGACTGAAGAGTTACAAGCAGATTACTTTGTGACCGAGTGTCTtccacaaagcaaaaaaaaagtgatgtgCTACCAGTGTAGTCTATGTAAGCTTCTATCACCTTCTCTCTTAACGCTACAAGAACATATAAAGCAACATGGGCAGAAAAACGAAGTGATATTAATGTGCTCAGAATGTCATTTTGCTTCCAAAAGCCAAGAAGAACTTGAATCTCACTTCCAAAATTACCATGAGAATGATGGTAAAAATAGCATCCAGACAAAAGTGCAGCAATGTGTAAATGTTGCAAGTTCATTTTTGCAAGGGCCATTGGAAGGAAATGTCAAATCAGGGACTGATCAGACAGGAAATCTGGAATGTAAAGATACAACTCAGCCCACTCATACGCCTGAAATGGGTAGGAGGAAGTGGTACACGTATGAGCAGTATGGCATGTACCGGTGTTTAATTTGTCGGTACACCTGTGGTCAGCAAAGGATGTTGAAAACACATGCCTGGAAACATGCTGGTGAGGTTGACTGCTCCTATCCTATCtttgaggaagaaaatgaaactaCCAACTTGTCAGAGACAGCTGTAACTCACACACCTCAGAGTGTGGATACAGTTGTTCTTTCTTTGGAAAACAGTGAACTTGATATCCATGGTGAACATTCTCTTCAGCTTCAGATTTGCAATTCTGAGCAACTGTCATGTAAATCACCAGTAGGAACACACGTAAAAGACGAAGAGTTGTTAAGTCAGTCTGTAGTGCATTCGCCTACTACAGAGGTTTTAGAAGAGACTGTATCAGATACAGAACAGGATAATATGATAACTGATAGCCTACTTTCATCAGCACAGAAAATCATCAATTGTAGTCCAAATAAAAAGGGTCATGTTAATGTAATAGTAGAGCGTTTGCCAGGTGCTGAAGAAAGTGTCTTACAAAAGCCTTTCTTGATGAACACTGAcattgaaacagaaaaaaaattaatctcagAGGAGTCCAATGCTGCCCATGAAGAACATGATGAAGTTTATCGTTCAGATGAAATTCAAGAAGTAATAATAGGATGGAATAATACTGAGAAGAAAGATAATGAATCAAGTGCTAGTAAAAATGTAACAGCTGACGAAAATGTGCCTCCCGCACGAAGAAGGACAAATTCAGAGTCTTTACGACTACATTCATTAGCTGCAGAAGCTCTTGTTACAATGCCTATCAGAGCTGCAGAACTGACAAGGTCTAGCCTCAGGACTCTGACTGGAGAAGATGCCATAGATGCAGGTGCAGGACAGGGAGAAGCAAATGGCCCATGCATGGCTCATTCTAAAGCAGTATCCTCGCTTAAGAATCCTGCAGAGGAGTTGAGCGGCTTAAACCAAAGTGAGTGTACAATAGTTGAGATACAGAAAGAAAGGTCAGAGTTATCAGAAGCGCCAATTAAAATGGGCATCAGCATGTCACTACTCACTGTCATtgaaaagctgaaggagaggacaGATCAGAATGCTTCTGACGATGACATTTTGAAAGAGTTACAAGACAACGCACAATGCCAAAACGCAAACGATGCAAATATTTCTGGAGGCAACCTGGTAGAATATATACCTAATGCAGATCGGCCCTACCGCTGCCGCCTCTGTCATTACAGCAGTGGTAATAAGGGCTACATAAAACAGCACTTGAGAGTCCATCGTCAGAGGCAGCCGTACCAGTGTCCTATCTGTGAACATATTGCTGACAATAGTAAGGACTTAGAGAGCCACATGATCAACCACTGCAAAACAAGAATGTATCAGTGCAAGCAATGTGAAGAATCCTTTCATTATAAG agccAACTGCGAAATCATGAAAGAGAGCAACACAGTCTTCCAGATGTCTTTTCCACAGCTACATCGAACAAACTAATAGTTTCCAACGAAGTAGATGAAAGAGAAG GAAATAAGTCTTCGGTTCAGAAACTATACAGATGTGATGTGTGTGACTACACAAGCACAACTTACGTTGGTGTACGAAATCACAGACGAATTCACAACTCAGATAAGCCATATAG ATGTTCTCTCTGTGGATATGTATGTAGCCATCCTCCATCCCTCAAATCCCACATGTGGAAACATGCAAGTGACCAAAATTACAACTATGAACAAGTGAACAAGGCTATTAATGACGCAATTTCACAAAGCAGCAG gtTTCAAGGACAACTCCCTGACAAAACcctatcagaaggcacagatGAAAGTACAGTACCTATACTAGGAAGTTCAGACAACTTGGTGTCTTTCACAGAGTCTATTAACCAGACTACAAATGAAATTTCAGGTTCTGATGAAAATGCAAAACCTAACTTGATGAATACCTCATGCAGTTTAGAGAAGAATTCCACTCTACCCCATCTTGGCACAGAATATTGTGttcttctcttctgctgctgcatttgtgGTTTTGAGTCTACCAACAAAGAAAATCTGCTCGATCATATGAAAGAACATGAGGGCGAAATCATAAACATCATTCTTAATAAGGACCACAGCGCAACTCAGAGCACAAACTAA
- the ZNF507 gene encoding zinc finger protein 507 isoform X3, with protein MEEGSSVAVLMPNIGEQEAVLISETVISPTLQSSEDQRKCKTDPLIHVIQKLSKIVESEKSQRCLLIGKKRSHPNASTQSFDTDLCEIPAKTIELSVIATKKTEELQADYFVTECLPQSKKKVMCYQCSLCKLLSPSLLTLQEHIKQHGQKNEVILMCSECHFASKSQEELESHFQNYHENDGKNSIQTKVQQCVNVASSFLQGPLEGNVKSGTDQTGNLECKDTTQPTHTPEMGRRKWYTYEQYGMYRCLICRYTCGQQRMLKTHAWKHAGEVDCSYPIFEEENETTNLSETAVTHTPQSVDTVVLSLENSELDIHGEHSLQLQICNSEQLSCKSPVGTHVKDEELLSQSVVHSPTTEVLEETVSDTEQDNMITDSLLSSAQKIINCSPNKKGHVNVIVERLPGAEESVLQKPFLMNTDIETEKKLISEESNAAHEEHDEVYRSDEIQEVIIGWNNTEKKDNESSASKNVTADENVPPARRRTNSESLRLHSLAAEALVTMPIRAAELTRSSLRTLTGEDAIDAGAGQGEANGPCMAHSKAVSSLKNPAEELSGLNQSECTIVEIQKERSELSEAPIKMGISMSLLTVIEKLKERTDQNASDDDILKELQDNAQCQNANDANISGGNLVEYIPNADRPYRCRLCHYSSGNKGYIKQHLRVHRQRQPYQCPICEHIADNSKDLESHMINHCKTRMYQCKQCEESFHYKSQLRNHEREQHSLPDVFSTATSNKLIVSNEVDEREGNKSSVQKLYRCDVCDYTSTTYVGVRNHRRIHNSDKPYRCRVCDFATTNMNSLKCHMRRHPQEHQAVQLMEQYKCSLCGYVCSHPPSLKSHMWKHASDQNYNYEQVNKAINDAISQSSRYV; from the exons ATGGAAGAAGGAAGTAGTGTTGCAGTATTGATGCCAAATATTGGGGAAcaggaagctgtgctgatttCTGAAACAGTCATTAGCCCAACgctgcagagcagtgaagaTCAGAGAAAATGTAAAACTGATCCACTAATCCATGTTATTCAGAAACTAAGCAAAATAGTTGAAAGTGAGAAGTCACAAAGATGCCTTTTAATAGGGAAAAAACGTTCCCATCCTAATGCTTCTACACAGTCCTTTGACACGGATCTTTGTGAAATCCCAGCTAAAACAATTGAGCTATCTGTTATTGCGACTAAAAAGACTGAAGAGTTACAAGCAGATTACTTTGTGACCGAGTGTCTtccacaaagcaaaaaaaaagtgatgtgCTACCAGTGTAGTCTATGTAAGCTTCTATCACCTTCTCTCTTAACGCTACAAGAACATATAAAGCAACATGGGCAGAAAAACGAAGTGATATTAATGTGCTCAGAATGTCATTTTGCTTCCAAAAGCCAAGAAGAACTTGAATCTCACTTCCAAAATTACCATGAGAATGATGGTAAAAATAGCATCCAGACAAAAGTGCAGCAATGTGTAAATGTTGCAAGTTCATTTTTGCAAGGGCCATTGGAAGGAAATGTCAAATCAGGGACTGATCAGACAGGAAATCTGGAATGTAAAGATACAACTCAGCCCACTCATACGCCTGAAATGGGTAGGAGGAAGTGGTACACGTATGAGCAGTATGGCATGTACCGGTGTTTAATTTGTCGGTACACCTGTGGTCAGCAAAGGATGTTGAAAACACATGCCTGGAAACATGCTGGTGAGGTTGACTGCTCCTATCCTATCtttgaggaagaaaatgaaactaCCAACTTGTCAGAGACAGCTGTAACTCACACACCTCAGAGTGTGGATACAGTTGTTCTTTCTTTGGAAAACAGTGAACTTGATATCCATGGTGAACATTCTCTTCAGCTTCAGATTTGCAATTCTGAGCAACTGTCATGTAAATCACCAGTAGGAACACACGTAAAAGACGAAGAGTTGTTAAGTCAGTCTGTAGTGCATTCGCCTACTACAGAGGTTTTAGAAGAGACTGTATCAGATACAGAACAGGATAATATGATAACTGATAGCCTACTTTCATCAGCACAGAAAATCATCAATTGTAGTCCAAATAAAAAGGGTCATGTTAATGTAATAGTAGAGCGTTTGCCAGGTGCTGAAGAAAGTGTCTTACAAAAGCCTTTCTTGATGAACACTGAcattgaaacagaaaaaaaattaatctcagAGGAGTCCAATGCTGCCCATGAAGAACATGATGAAGTTTATCGTTCAGATGAAATTCAAGAAGTAATAATAGGATGGAATAATACTGAGAAGAAAGATAATGAATCAAGTGCTAGTAAAAATGTAACAGCTGACGAAAATGTGCCTCCCGCACGAAGAAGGACAAATTCAGAGTCTTTACGACTACATTCATTAGCTGCAGAAGCTCTTGTTACAATGCCTATCAGAGCTGCAGAACTGACAAGGTCTAGCCTCAGGACTCTGACTGGAGAAGATGCCATAGATGCAGGTGCAGGACAGGGAGAAGCAAATGGCCCATGCATGGCTCATTCTAAAGCAGTATCCTCGCTTAAGAATCCTGCAGAGGAGTTGAGCGGCTTAAACCAAAGTGAGTGTACAATAGTTGAGATACAGAAAGAAAGGTCAGAGTTATCAGAAGCGCCAATTAAAATGGGCATCAGCATGTCACTACTCACTGTCATtgaaaagctgaaggagaggacaGATCAGAATGCTTCTGACGATGACATTTTGAAAGAGTTACAAGACAACGCACAATGCCAAAACGCAAACGATGCAAATATTTCTGGAGGCAACCTGGTAGAATATATACCTAATGCAGATCGGCCCTACCGCTGCCGCCTCTGTCATTACAGCAGTGGTAATAAGGGCTACATAAAACAGCACTTGAGAGTCCATCGTCAGAGGCAGCCGTACCAGTGTCCTATCTGTGAACATATTGCTGACAATAGTAAGGACTTAGAGAGCCACATGATCAACCACTGCAAAACAAGAATGTATCAGTGCAAGCAATGTGAAGAATCCTTTCATTATAAG agccAACTGCGAAATCATGAAAGAGAGCAACACAGTCTTCCAGATGTCTTTTCCACAGCTACATCGAACAAACTAATAGTTTCCAACGAAGTAGATGAAAGAGAAG GAAATAAGTCTTCGGTTCAGAAACTATACAGATGTGATGTGTGTGACTACACAAGCACAACTTACGTTGGTGTACGAAATCACAGACGAATTCACAACTCAGATAAGCCATATAG ATGTCGAGTATGTGACTTCGCCACCACAAACATGAATAGCTTGAAATGCCATATGAGGCGCCACCCCCAGGAGCATCAGGCAGTGCAGCTAATGGAACAGTACAA ATGTTCTCTCTGTGGATATGTATGTAGCCATCCTCCATCCCTCAAATCCCACATGTGGAAACATGCAAGTGACCAAAATTACAACTATGAACAAGTGAACAAGGCTATTAATGACGCAATTTCACAAAGCAGCAGGTATGTCTGA